Within Haematobia irritans isolate KBUSLIRL chromosome 2, ASM5000362v1, whole genome shotgun sequence, the genomic segment aatagttctaagtactttatcatcttaaaacatgaatatgcaacgtatataacttacaatataaatttgtattaccaccacggttgccacagttggtagaattctacccaaattagtaaccttttttgttaaatctctataaaaataaaattttggaaaaagtttctataaacaaatttttgtgagaaatttttctatagaaataaaattttgacaataaattctatagaaataaaattttgagaaaaaattccacagaaataaaattttgagaaaattttttatagaaataatattttgaaaaaaatttctatagaaatacaattttgacaaaatgttctatagaaatcaaatgttgacaaaattttctacaggaataaagtttaccacacattattaaagatcaagccttgccggcttctaatttcctcctctagagccaccaaaatgtaaaaattatttcaaattatgttgagtgaaaatgtcctacattgtggccctacgtctctacaagacgctaaatattagaaaaaccctacatatagggaatttcccctacttctagcaacactggctgtgttaatattgcacctacggagttagtatgccactaatattgagctcattatttaaaaagagaaaatcgttaaattagtgtgggtaataaatcaaaatttgtaaaaatcaagcaatattcttatgtaaaagctacaagtacgtataaatacgatcggctagtacatcaaaatatgaaatttgagtagcattggttaataaataagagtattatggccaaatttgggaaaatagagcgatgcatatatatggaagctatatctaaatctgaaccaaagtgcataatattttgcgggtttgcttaataccacaaaaggttaccttgtgcaagatttgagtaagatcagttaagaaatgaggcctgtatggtcaaacataaggttattaggggcgaatttttcaaaatcgggtgatacatatatgggagctatatctaaatctcaaccgatttcgatgattttttgcacatacagttagtgctatagaagattacatttagccaaccctggttacgatcggttgataaataagggttttacggccaaatttggcaaaatcgggcgatacatatatatgggagctatatctaaatctgaaccgatttcgatgatatttcgcacataaagttagagctatagaagattacatttagccaactttgagtacgatcgattgataaataagggttttacggacaaatttggcaaaatcgggcgatacatatatgtggaagctatatctaaatctgaaccgatatcgattatttttggcacatactgtcagtactataaaagattagagtaagccaagtttgagtaagatcgcttaacaaataaggtttttatggccaaatttgggaaaatcgggcggtacatatatatgggagctatatctaaatctgaactgatttcgatgaaattttgcagacttaaagggtgatgaaaaagtttactatgtgcaaaatttgatgacgatcgttttgtaaaaaagcgcaacgtgactccatatgtcgaaatcgggcgacacatatatatgggagctatatctaaatttgatccgatttcttcataattcaatagcgtttgtccttgtgcccaaggaacaccctgtaccaaatttcatccaaatcggttaataattgcgaccggaatcctgtgaacaacaaatacatggacagacggacggacaccaagcgctagatcgactcaggaggtgattctgagtcgatcggtatatattttatggggtctgaaaTAAATatctctggtaggcacattttttggccgatcaaagttattataccctgaccactatgtggtttagggtataaaaaaaacttgagaatagagttatttcatttgaagactccaagccaaaattactatgaacTACATGATGGCGCAGTAAACGAGACGGTCGGTATTCGCTCATCTTTTCTTTCCATAATTtcagaaactggaaggaaggaaaactacttaagtcttgcataagagaatttttgtgtaaagagaattttatgaaatcattcattatttttggcttttaaTTTTATGAAGTCATTCATTattttggcttattagagccaatttccatattaattaaaatttttcaaaattgtagctagtcattcgcCGATGCAACTAAGGCTTGGATGGACATTATGAACCACgcaaaccaagaatagtttgaagttgggaatgagagatgtaaactagtagagttttgaataaatacaatataaagaattttttgcatCGCTTTTATCGGGATagcttaactaaattaaattaaaaaatattcacaatttctttaattcaaaattagggtttttacattaggtttacgacttttgcgacatacgtatcatACCGTCGTAAAGGTATGTCCTGATCGTCATAAAGATTCatgttttgtctgcacgcaggtcaACTTTGAAAATGGGTTAAATCGGTCAAGGTTTATAAAGGAACTCTATCAatatgccccatataaatccaCCTCCACCGATTTGGAAATATAGGGGCATTCTAGGTCTACAAATATATATGACCAATATGGTCTATACCGTTCCACGGTTTGTGATCACAGCGAAAGGGGTTTTGCCGTATTATGGCTCACTCCCGGCGAACCGCTGTCTTGAGATGATGGACACTTTGGTATATTTTAGTGACATtttttactctccaaaatgcacaTTCGGagattttttagtgccaaactCATTCTTCAAAGTGCCCAACGGATTCAGATCTAGAGATTTTGGTGGTCATTGTGCGGTAAAAGCGAGGAACCTTTTCTAAGTCATTCTTGGTTAACGTGTGCTGAGAGCGATAGTTCTAAGGCCTGTTGCAATTCCTTATTCCCGGCGATGAACCATCTAGAGATGATCGAAACTTTGGtaatttttagtgccaaccttattcTACAAAATTCCGCAGTCACCAAAATCAAACAGATtcagatccggagattttgatgGTCATTGTGCGGAATCCTGAATCCTATTAAAATGTCCATGATCTCCAACCGTTATcgttctagtttttttttttttgtgagctcGGTGAGCTTTTGAAATGTAATGGCTTTAgcccaagctcatttttcaatatgtgctgGGTCAATTCTCGTGATATGCTCAactcacgagcaagttttctataTGGTGGCGTGGAATTCGATCAAATCTGTTGCTTTTTCCGTTTCACGCTTgtattccatcacgaataactttatttcttaatGCAAtacatcaaaatgcttttgtaatcttgtaaacaataaaatgaactatcattggaataaatctgtcagcagtCTGACTAGCCGCTTAGATATGATAGCAACCCCAAATTGGTTTCAATACAcgtcagccaccctgtatatgtACATAGAAATTGCTTACAATTTGAATAATTCCCACATTTATAGATAGTGTTTATCTTTTAGTGCACTAAACATGTTTAGCCTCCCAAATCTAATGGggactttttatatcaccggcGGAGCACTTCTGGAGCTatccacaaaaaaaagaaaattatggcaCAAGTTGAAAACACCATGCAGTGGCACAATAAAATTCTTGTAAAGGTTTAGTTTGTTCTCTTATTTCAGTTTATTCAAGCATTTCTTCTTTAGTTCAGTTTTATTTGTGATACAAATTTACGATTATATTCTTGCGATAAttacaatttcaatcaaaatttcaatataatttaaattcgaTGACTTCACGATGATTAAACCTTTTTTTGAACTAACACTCCTACACCAATTAATATAgtaatagatagatagatagaataAACTTAAGATTAAAGGATGGAAAAATATCCCAACTCCCACAAAGTGGCCATATTTCCATAATAACTCGATCTTAACATCCAATGAAAGTCCAGCCAATACAACTTCACAGATGGCGTTGACTTCTAACGTAACTCTAGTATCAACATCCCGGCCCCTTTGCAGTActctgcaaaaaaaatatgataaaataattaaattcctTGTAAATGTTCTGGTACACCATCGATTccaatataacaaattttatagatGAAAATTTCCCTCAAATGAAGATAAGGATAAAGTTAAGGCAAACAGGTTCCAGAGATGATatacccaaaaatagtaaattgCGCGAGAGGTTTCCCGAACGTTCCACCAACGACTCCATTCCgtataatttttgaatatagATCACCCCCTAACGAAAGGTGTACCTCACCCGACATATAGAACTTGGGATCCGCCAGTTGCAGTCCTGGGTATTCGTCAATAATGCGACTATCCACTGATTTCTTTGGCGTCAATATTCTAAATCTTTTACGGACTTCCGCATATATCTGAATGGCATGGTTCATTCCGCTGCCTCCACGTAGTTCCAATGAGCACCTTACTCGGTTTCCAATTTTTACTAGCGGTTGGCCCAGTTTTCGGGCTAGAGACTCATCTATTATAGTCGTCTCCGCACTTTGATCTATTAAGGCTCGTTCATAAACATGGCGATCACCACAAACAATCTTCACAACCGCTGTCGGGCGGAGCATTATAGACTCGTGAATACTATACGAGTTAGAAGGGTTCATCAATTCCTTACGAGCAGGATTATCCCTAATCGTTTCTCGGGATGTATAGGAGACAACTTCTCTTGATTTGTTTGAGGACGAACTAGGTCCCACTTGACGCCTACTCTCGGACGAACTAGGTCCTTTTTGGCGTTTGGAGTCAGACGATCTAGGTCCTACTCCAATTTGAGATTTAGACGAACGAGGTCCTAGTCTCTTAACCACACTTTTCACAACCTTTCTGGACGAACATGGTCCTGGTTTATGAAGCAAAGTATGGTGCATATCACCACATTTCTTACATCGTCCCTCACTGCTACACGTGCGCCAGGTGTGATCGTGGGCCAAACAGCCGGCACAATGTTTGTATATTGAGACAATCCTCATTCGTTCTGAGTAGTCCATTGTCaggaattttctacaaaatctaagaGGATGATCTTGTAAGCATAGCCGacacacaattttctgtttGTCTCCTCGGTTCTCTGAATAATATTTCTTTGCCTTAACCATTGTACAAAATTAACTGAaaggagaaaaaaaataaaaagaaaggaaagaaattttctggTTAATCCATAGGAAGAGGAACCAGTTTAACTATGGGACGTACAAGCGGACCCTTCGACGTTCGGATCTCAGCAACCCTGACCTTTCCATCCGCTCCTGGGAAAACCTCTAATATTCGGCCTAACCTCCATTCATTAGGTGGCAAATTGTCATCTCGAATGACAACCATATCTCCTACCTTTAGATTCGACTCAACAGTTTTCCATTTATTCCGCTTAACTATCTCCTTCAAGTATTCCTCTTTCCAACGCATacacaaattttggttaattgctTTTACCCTTTGCCAACGATTCATGATAGAAAGGGGAGCCTCATTGATCTGTGGCTCTGGGGGTGACAAAATTGGACCACCAACTAAAAAATGCCCAGGAGTAAGGGCGTCAACACATGAAACGTCCTCCGATAAAGGGCAGAGAGGCCTAGAGTTCAAACAAGATTCAATTCGGGCTAAAAGCgtggaaaattcttcaaaagtgTATCTCAAGTTGAACGTAATTCTTCTAAAATGATGTTTGAAGGATTTGACGCCTGCTTCCCACAGGCCACCCATATGTGGCGCTCCCGCTGGAttaaaatgccaatttaaaccATTATTAGAGTAACTTTGAACTATCTCTGAACTTGTATTTCgaatgaaatttcgaaaatcTGACCGCAATGCCCTTGACGCTCCTACGAAATTCGTCCCATTATCCGAAAACATTTCCTTGGGACAGCCACGGCGAGAAACAAACCTGGCAAATGCCGCTAAAAAGGTAGCTGTTGTTAAATCGCTAACAGCTTCCAAATGAATCGCTCTGGTTGCGAAGCAAACAAAAATCGACGCATAGCCCTTGGTAATCAGACAAGCTCTCCCTCTATAATTTTTGATATCAAAAGGGCCGGCAAAATCAACACCCGTTCTCGTAAACGGCCTGTCAATAATTGTCCTAGCCACCGGTAAAGATGCCATAATCTGTTCCTTCGACCGTTTCGAACAAATCGCACAAATTCTGCACTTGGCTATGACAGATCTTATTAAATTTCTAGATCTTGGGATCCAGAACTCAGTTCTCAGAACTCTGAGCATTAACTGATTTCCTCCATGTAAAGTAATTTTGTGAATAAAGGTTATCAAGAGCCGTGAAAGTTGGCTCTCGTATGGCAATATAATTGGATGTTTCTCATTAAATGACAAAGAGGTTGCATTAGCTAGACGTCCTCCTACTCGAATCAGTCCTTCCCCATCGATAAATGGATTTAAGTTAAGCAACTTGCTTGTAGTAGGCAGAGGACGGTCGTTTGATATCCTGAAATACTCGTCCGGAAAATAGACCTTCTGAGTGACAataattagttttattttaaccAGTTGTGACTCACTAAACGAAGAGTGTTTTTCTGACACTTGTGACGACTTCCTCTTTACCAGTAAAACAAGTCTGTAAACATATGACATTACTCGCAACGCTCTTGAGTATGATGAAAAGCGAAGAAGAATATCTTCAAAATCCTTAATATAAGTAAAATGTACATTTATGCTTCGACATTCTTCTTCAGTGTGAAATTCGTTCCCTAACTGAACATCCCAGATGCTCGAAGCTCTCATCCATGATGGGCCATGCCACCACAAAGAATTTCCAATCAATCCATGTGATCGAACACCTCTGCTTATAATGTCTGCGGGGTTATGTTCTGAAACAACGTGTCTCCAACAGTCCTTCCCAACCAAATCTACAATTTTCGATACCCTGTTAGAAACGAAGGTTGTCCAGGAAGCAGGGGGTTTCTGAAGCCAAGCAAGCACGATCGTGGAATCACTCCAGCAAAAAAACTTGATACATTTATTGTCAAAGCTTAGATCCGCCCTCAAAGCGCCTATTAGTTCTGCCAATAACAGTGCTCCACAAAGTTCCAATCTtggtaatgaaattgtctttaaaggaGCTACCCTTGATTTAGCTAGCAACAAATGGGTTTGAATATCCCCATCAGCAGACTGTACCCGGGCATACACACATGCTCCATACGCCTTCTCAGAAGCATCAGAGAAGCCATGAAATTCAATGTGGCAATTTGGGTCAAACCCAATCCAACGCGGTAGTTGAACGTTGTTTAAGTTTTCATAATCCTTCACAAACTGCCTCCATTGAAGATCACTAGACTCAGTCAAGCACTCATCCCAATCTGTTTTTTCCGTCCATATTTGCTGCATCAACATCTTCGCCACAATAATTACGGGCCCTAACCAGCCAGCAGGGTCGAATAGAGTAGAAATTATAGATAAAACCCTCCTCTTTGTAAAAATGTCCTCCTGAAGGATAGGTTTTACCGAAAAATAGAAACTATCCTTTTTGGCATTCCACCTAATGCCCAATGTCTTAGCCTTGCTTTCCTCATCAATTTCTAAAAAGTGCTCACTCAGAAGGTCTTCGGCTGGTAAATCCCTCAATATACGTTCATCATTTGAAGTCCACTTCTTCATAGAAAATCCCGCCGAAGATAAGGCCGTGATCAACTGATTGCGAGCGTCTAGAGCCAAAGAGATATCGTGTGATCCAGCGAGAGCATCATCAACATACATCATATGTCTTAAAATTCGTGCTGCCAATGGCAACTCATCCTCGACATCCTTGGCTAGCTGCAACAAACTCCGTATTGCCAAGAAAGGCGCGCAATTGATACCAAAGGTTACCGTTTTCAGTTCAAAATCTTCTACCGGCTGCCTAGGATTGTCTCGAAAAATTACTCTCTGGAAACGGGAGTGCCTATCATCGACAAGTATTTGGCGATACATCTTCTCAATGTCGCCATTAAAAACATAACGATAAAACCTCCATCTTATGAGCAACAACGTCAAGTCGTTCTGTAAAACCGGTCCGGGATAGAGAGTATCGTTTAAGCTTAGGCCACTTGAAGTCGGACAAGATGCGTTGAAGACTACCCTCAGCTTCGTGGATGTCCTCTCCGGTTTCACCACCGCATGATGAGGCAAATAAAAATCAAGATCCCCTTCCGATGACTCAGCTACTCTAATCATCTGTCCTAAAATTTCGTATTCCCTTATTACGGTATCGTACATGTCTTTCAAATCCGGTTTCCGTAACAAAGAAGATTCATTCCTCAGAAACTGTCTGAATGCCTTGGTCCGGGACATTCCCAATCCTTTTCCTTCCGCATGTTGAGGTTTGAATGGCAGACACACGATAAACCGACCATCGGTGGACCTTCTAGTTGTTCTCGTGTATAAATCTTCACAATATGTTTCCTCCTCAGTCATAACAGGGGCCATTGGTGGTTCTTCCAGTTTCCAGAATTTCTCCAATTGTTGGGTCAAAGACACCTCGGTGCAGAAGGAAACCGTCGTGGTTAATCCGCCACTCTCACTATCGAGCTGACCAGTCAATACCCATCCAAATATAGTGTTCTGGGCCACAAGTGAGCCAAGGACATTACGCTGAATACCATCCAGAATAACTTGTGGGTAAACATCTGCACCAATTAAAATATCCACCTGATCGCTTTTCGCAAAGTACGGATCTGCTAATCTTATATCACCCACAGAAAAGCGTTCCGGGAGTGAAATGGAGGAACTAGGCAATCTCCCTGTCAGATGCGGAAGTACCAAACCACATATTTCTATTATAATGTCATCATCCCTTCCTGATGTCAATTCAAATATACATTGTTTCTGAGTCAAACCGGCCAATGCATTGTTTAAACCAGATATCCTGGCGTTTATTCTTGTAGTCGGTAACCCGAGACGCCTCTGAAGCCTTTCTGAAATAAACGATGCTTGCGATCCAGGATCCAACAAAGCCCTCGCATTGTACAGTACCCCATTCACCCTAATATTCACTACGGCAGTACCTAATAAAACATGCCTGGACGACGTAGCAAAACAGTTCTGAATATCCTGCTCCCTG encodes:
- the LOC142225312 gene encoding uncharacterized protein LOC142225312, coding for MADPVLLRKFKRFAALFLEFEREYNAMSTAAHTMYTVEVRKEEFKSLWNKVKTSYEKFNVDCECAEEQEKEASDLFRQCREAYITCAAGMGELSQSFLSRSVLTSTALSASPMTSQSGENRGNDHRLRLPPCTTEIFHGDYLSWPSFRDMFTAVYIDCQSISPVEKLFYLRQNTQGEALEIVKKSQLTNEGFEVAWNNLKDRYENKRILVNSQLKILFNLLPVKYESAGEIKRIQREINNCIASLKLHGVCIESWDPIFVFLCSTRLPMTTLSLWEQTVKDKTEISKWADLDRFLTARFQSLETVFDFSHVDVNEPPSQRKLRTYQTSSNKISCFACSQDHFLKNCNKFLRMSQEDRFAVIKKNNLCINCFSNKHRLNQCSSKLSCERYCPATGQDNFQESSHREQDIQNCFATSSRHVLLGTAVVNIRVNGVLYNARALLDPGSQASFISERLQRRLGLPTTRINARISGLNNALAGLTQKQCIFELTSGRDDDIIIEICGLVLPHLTGRLPSSSISLPERFSVGDIRLADPYFAKSDQVDILIGADVYPQVILDGIQRNVLGSLVAQNTIFGWVLTGQLDSESGGLTTTVSFCTEVSLTQQLEKFWKLEEPPMAPVMTEEETYCEDLYTRTTRRSTDGRFIVCLPFKPQHAEGKGLGMSRTKAFRQFLRNESSLLRKPDLKDMYDTVIREYEILGQMIRVAESSEGDLDFYLPHHAVVKPERTSTKLRVVFNASCPTSSGLSLNDTLYPGPVLQNDLTLLLIRWRFYRYVFNGDIEKMYRQILVDDRHSRFQRVIFRDNPRQPVEDFELKTVTFGINCAPFLAIRSLLQLAKDVEDELPLAARILRHMMYVDDALAGSHDISLALDARNQLITALSSAGFSMKKWTSNDERILRDLPAEDLLSEHFLEIDEESKAKTLGIRWNAKKDSFYFSVKPILQEDIFTKRRVLSIISTLFDPAGWLGPVIIVAKMLMQQIWTEKTDWDECLTESSDLQWRQFVKDYENLNNVQLPRWIGFDPNCHIEFHGFSDASEKAYGACVYARVQSADGDIQTHLLLAKSRVAPLKTISLPRLELCGALLLAELIGALRADLSFDNKCIKFFCWSDSTIVLAWLQKPPASWTTFVSNRVSKIVDLVGKDCWRHVVSEHNPADIISRGVRSHGLIGNSLWWHGPSWMRASSIWDVQLGNEFHTEEECRSINVHFTYIKDFEDILLRFSSYSRALRVMSYVYRLVLLVKRKSSQVSEKHSSFSESQLVKIKLIIVTQKVYFPDEYFRISNDRPLPTTSKLLNLNPFIDGEGLIRVGGRLANATSLSFNEKHPIILPYESQLSRLLITFIHKITLHGGNQLMLRVLRTEFWIPRSRNLIRSVIAKCRICAICSKRSKEQIMASLPVARTIIDRPFTRTGVDFAGPFDIKNYRGRACLITKGYASIFVCFATRAIHLEAVSDLTTATFLAAFARFVSRRGCPKEMFSDNGTNFVGASRALRSDFRNFIRNTSSEIVQSYSNNGLNWHFNPAGAPHMGGLWEAGVKSFKHHFRRITFNLRYTFEEFSTLLARIESCLNSRPLCPLSEDVSCVDALTPGHFLVGGPILSPPEPQINEAPLSIMNRWQRVKAINQNLCMRWKEEYLKEIVKRNKWKTVESNLKVGDMVVIRDDNLPPNEWRLGRILEVFPGADGKVRVAEIRTSKGPLVRPIVKLVPLPMD